In Plasmodium gaboni strain SY75 chromosome 14, whole genome shotgun sequence, one genomic interval encodes:
- a CDS encoding putative DnaJ protein produces the protein MSSIQNVDLYEILGVSRRAGVREITQAYRILALKYHPDKFLTNFGKSAKPKDSTDATNQEQNSAVVSSEVVKGTESTTEGENKNSANDEVAQVEQNAEKSEKSEKSEKTEKTEKTENAEKSEKTEKSEKTEKTENAEKSEKSENAEKTEKTEKTENAEKTEKTEKSEKSENAENSGNSSNSVIAENQTVATEELADEEKNQEEVSTNCSHNQEEEMTLEKCKEIFLQIQKAYEILKNPESRESYDFFGLDKNMDEFQTYYDPKLFRSRINMEDIRKYESFYKGSAAEKEDLMSFYERYGGDLKNILEYIPLSETPDINRFIAIFEKAFADGEIVKTPLYEISLPNMQKIISKYESLKLKEQAEFSKNADKKKSRKKKEDSLEELIVAIRNNEEKRNLQISNLLVNIENDHKKKNKKRKKEEFPTEEELNEIKKKLEENKRKKEQSRGKK, from the coding sequence ATGAGCAGCATACAGAATGTAGATCTTTATGAAATCCTAGGAGTTAGCAGAAGAGCAGGTGTTAGGGAAATCACCCAAGCTTATCGAATTTTGGCATTGAAATACCATCCAGATAAGTTTTTAACAAACTTTGGGAAATCTGCTAAGCCTAAGGATTCAACTGATGCTACTAATCAAGAGCAAAATTCTGCGGTTGTGTCATCTGAAGTTGTAAAAGGTACTGAAAGCACAACTGAAGGGGAAAATAAGAATTCTGCAAATGATGAAGTGGCTCAAGTAGAACAAAATGCTGAGAAGTCTGAAAAGTCTGAAAAGTCTGAAAAGACTGAAAAGACTGAAAAGACTGAAAATGCTGAAAAGTCTGAAAAGACTGAAAAGTCTGAAAAGACTGAAAAGACTGAAAATGCTGAAAAGTCTGAAAAGTCTGAAAATGCTGAAAAGACTGAAAAGACTGAAAAGACTGAAAATGCTGAAAAGACTGAAAAGACTGAAAAGTCTGAAAAGTCTGAAAATGCTGAAAATTCTGGAAATTCTTCAAATTCCGTAATTGCTGAGAATCAAACAGTTGCTACTGAAGAGTTGGCTGATGAAGAAAAGAATCAAGAAGAAGTTAGCACAAACTGCAGCCATAACCAGGAAGAAGAAATGACATTGGAGAAATGTAAGGAAATATTCTTACAAATACAAAAAGCATACGAGATATTGAAGAATCCAGAATCTAGAGAAAGTTATGATTTTTTTGGATTAGATAAGAACATGGATGAATTCCAAACTTATTATGATCCAAAATTATTTCGTTCTCGTATCAATATGGAAGACATTCGTAAATATGAGAGTTTTTACAAAGGTAGTGCTGCCGAGAAAGAAGACTTGATGAGCTTCTATGAAAGATATGGTGGTgatttgaaaaatatacttGAGTATATACCCCTTAGTGAAACTCCAGATATAAATCGTTTCATTGCCATATTTGAGAAAGCTTTTGCTGATGGAGAAATTGTTAAGACTCcattatatgaaatatcTTTACCAAATATGCAAAAAATCATTAGTAAATACGAAAGTCTCAAGTTGAAAGAACAAGCTGAGTTTTCAAAAAATGCTGACAAGAAAAAATcaagaaagaaaaaagaagatTCACTTGAAGAATTAATTGTTGCCATCAGAAATAACGAAGAAAAGAGAAATCTTCAAATTAGCAACCTCTTAGTTAATATTGAAAACGAccacaaaaaaaaaaacaaaaaaagaaaaaaagaagaattCCCCACTGAAGAAGAATTGAATgaaatcaaaaaaaaattagagGAAAACaagagaaaaaaagaacaaagtagaggaaaaaaataa
- a CDS encoding hypothetical protein (conserved Plasmodium protein, unknown function), with protein MMRKKKKNDHINVHMNHKDTYDEGEFLNRKMVDGLNQTDFCPLEKNINKDIPFFINYDILLKNCKQDKNYLDLNLEINYNLEEIIENKDNLIRCLHRKNPMEHVKGYKREIPDDYMKNKKYYYDNNIYHHKNDEYYHNNNNNNIYKQRDDKYDRNNYCNNFKKGFTNILKDKKNKEKNYYTDTSYSDDELSYSDNNYYSDSSVNSYENENNKSFNFSQRITYDNNLMDKINIYDNITNYVYNNKNKNNCYYENMDKQNKDCYNYKNDIKYINHRDTVLNGSKYIEDGNYINDKKKRTDIIHFINKTYKDKLSNNKCHTSFIQNIKHTNHEKEKTEHSKFSGYIQHSMAKDYRRNLTDRSIIFNNHMEKNDDSSINLDFLKSSNTSNCKKMEIDILNKYEKIMKIMKYLRKVKSKYPEIETTVSILSNHIKNVTFNCEKMFESRYLLNEFLKKLYIYQIYILKKIVFNKSDILKNDDTLEYYNKHFHTNKMRFISTDRINNSNDPITFEDIKENSSYSIRKLNEQKENIFREKGYNERHKIKEYTKDNKYNNVGGYKENYQYTNEYMKRGNKNDIKNKYINHDNNNVIPYDNNCMYILNNDINKNSGYSDKLKNKYKDNYINKISNLEMIDKNGNKNNFEDMHQINKNISNEKREILIDTNEKKKKISYKTLLISENMEKNNNNFDYKRDKSFSKNNVNDNYTFKDKSFLNKMDNVQNKKLFKNEPIKNEKIIYDNIKKKDYLNVIDEKKEEEKNPLSEHELNLKALNLESKDLAIKQNIMKEEIHNTSYANKNENKKTHVLYNDVNKELSAISNRDSVIHALKYTLLNKPQNFTTLQNFLFKIDVEFVEYKNFVLLISKSVRKLHLEALYGLNDFSIFEKVYGKKAAPRFLISKKVKMFYKYDKFYQKFRELVNVREFSGITDAVEVI; from the exons atgatgagaaaaaaaaaaaagaatgatCATATAAATGTTCATATGAATCATAAGGATACTTATGATGAAGGAGAGTTTTTAAATAGAAAGATGGTTGATGGATTAAATCAAACAGATTTTTGCCCTTTagagaaaaatataaataaggacattccttttttcattaattatgatatattattaaagaATTGTAAGCAAGATAAAAATTATCTTGACCTTAACTTGGAAATTAATTATAACTTGGAAGAAATAATCGAGAATAAGGATAACCTTATCAGATGTTTACATAGGAAGAATCCTATGGAACATGTCAAAGGGTATAAAAGGGAAATACCTGATGATTATatgaaaaacaaaaaatacTATTACgacaataatatatatcatcataaaaatgatgaatattatcataataataataataataatatatataaacaaagGGATGATAAATATGATCGTAATAATTACtgtaataattttaaaaagggttttacaaatatattaaaagataagaaaaataaggaaaaaaattattatactGATACTTCATATTCTGATGATGAATTATCATACTcagataataattattattcagATAGTTCTGTAAATTCttatgaaaatgaaaataacAAATCTTTCAATTTTTCCCAGAGAATTacatatgataataatttgatggataaaattaatatatatgataatataacaaattatgtttataataataaaaataaaaataattgttattatgaaaatatggataaacaaaataaagattgttataattataaaaatgatataaaatatataaatcatagGGATACTGTTCTTAATGGcagtaaatatatagaggatggaaattatataaatgataaaaagaaaagaacagatatcattcattttattaataaaacataCAAAGATAAGCTAAGTAACAATAAATGTCATACATCCtttattcaaaatataaaacatacTAACCatgaaaaggaaaaaaCAGAACATTCCAAGTTTTCTGGTTATATCCAGCATAGCATGGCAAAGGATTATAGGCGAAATTTG ACTGATAGGtctattatttttaataaccATATGGAGAAAAACGACGACTCTTCAATAAACCTTGATTTCTTAAAAAGTAGTAATACATCAAACTGtaaaaaaatggaaatagatattttaaacaaatatgaaaagataatgaaaattatgaaatatttaagAAAGGTTAAAAGTAAATATCCTGAAATAGAAACTACTGTCTCCATTTTATCAAAccatataaaaaatgtcACTTTTAATTGTGAAAAAATGTTTGAGTCAAGATATCTGTTGAATGAGTTTTTAAAAAAgctatatatatatcaaatatatattttaaaaa AAATCGTTTTTAACAAATCAGATATTctaaaaaatgatgatacTCTAGAATATTACAACAAGCATTTTCatacaaataaaatgaGATTTATTTCAACTGATAGGATAAATAATAg CAATGATCCAATAACATTCGAAgatattaaagaaaattcCTCATATTCAATAAGAAAATTAA ATGAAcaaaaggaaaatatatttagaGAAAAGGGATACAATGAAAGACATAAAATCAAAGAATATACCAAAgataacaaatataataacgTGGGTGGATATAAGGAGAATTACCAATATACCAATGAATATATGAAAAGGGGgaataaaaatgatataaaaaataaatatataaatcatgacaataataatgttattCCTTATGATAACAAttgtatgtatattttgaataatGATATCAATAAGAATTCTGGTTATTCTGATAAACTGAAGAATAAATACAaagataattatataaacaagATATCGAATTTGGAAATGATTGataaaaatggaaataaaaataattttgaGGACATGcatcaaataaataaaaacatttcaaatgaaaaaagaGAAATTCTTATTGatacaaatgaaaaaaaaaaaaaaatatcatataagacgttattaatatctgaaaatatggaaaaaaataataataatttcgATTATAAAAGAGATAAATCATTTtctaaaaataatgtaaatgataattatacTTTTAAAGATAAATCATTTCTGAATAAGATGGATAATgttcaaaataaaaaactttttaaaaatgaaccaattaaaaatgaaaaaatcatttatgataatataaaaaagaaggaTTACTTGAATGTTAtagatgaaaaaaaagaagaagaaaaaaatcCTTTATCAGAACATGAATTAAATTTAAAGGCCCTCAATTTAGAAAGTAAAGATTTGGcaataaaacaaaatataatgaaagAAGAGATACATAATACTTCATATGCTAATAAGAAtgagaataaaaaaacGCATGTGTTATATAATGACGTAAATAAAGAATTGAGTGCTATTTCGAATAGAGACTCTGTTATACATGCATTGAAATATACACTATTAAATA AACCTCAAAATTTTACTACCCTgcaaaattttttatttaaaatcGATGTTGAGTTTGTTGAGTACAAGAATTTTGTTCTATTAATAAGTAAGAGTGTCAGGAAGTTACATTTAGAAGCATTGTATGGATTAAATGATTTTTCAATATTTGAAAAG GTTTATGGGAAAAAGGCTGCGCCTCGATTTTTGATATCAAAGAAAGTAAAAATGTTCTATAAGTATGATAAATTTTATCAAAAATTTAGGGAACTTGTAAATGTAAGGGAATTCAGCGGTATTACTGATGCAGTAGAAGTAATTTAA